One genomic region from Nostoc sphaeroides encodes:
- a CDS encoding histidinol-phosphate transaminase, whose product MLPFIRSDLAKFTAYKPHPSSDTAESVSGQFDRLDTNESPYDLPPELKEKLAWTYQQVIETNRYPDGGHETLKDAIAQYVNESAAISLYTAANISVGNGSDELIRSLLIATCLGGEGSILVANPTFSMYGILAQTLGIPVVAVGRNETNFEIDLKAAQAAIENTQNPPIRVVFVVHPNSPTANSLTAAELAWLRSLNEHILVVIDEAYFEFSQTTLVGELAQRPNWVILRTFSKAFRLAALRVGYCIAHPEAIAILEKVRLPYNLPSFSIAAALVALQNRTLLLELIPQTLSERAKLIEILSQQPELQITASAANFIYLRLKPNSFKSPDGALKTFHQKLRTVGTIVRHISPGLRITVGTIEENARTVNRVQAVLANLES is encoded by the coding sequence ATGCTTCCCTTTATCCGGTCAGATTTAGCCAAATTTACCGCTTACAAACCTCACCCCAGCAGCGATACAGCCGAATCTGTCTCCGGGCAATTTGATCGGCTGGATACAAATGAAAGCCCTTATGATTTACCACCTGAGTTAAAAGAGAAGCTAGCCTGGACATATCAGCAAGTAATTGAAACAAATCGTTATCCCGATGGCGGACATGAGACACTTAAAGATGCGATCGCCCAATACGTCAATGAATCAGCCGCCATCTCGCTATATACTGCTGCCAATATTTCTGTTGGAAATGGTTCAGATGAACTAATCCGTTCTTTATTAATTGCCACCTGTCTAGGAGGAGAAGGTTCAATTCTAGTTGCCAATCCCACTTTTTCTATGTACGGAATTTTGGCACAAACTCTGGGTATTCCTGTAGTCGCGGTGGGTAGAAATGAAACAAATTTTGAAATTGACTTAAAAGCTGCACAGGCTGCGATCGAAAATACTCAAAATCCCCCGATTCGCGTAGTTTTTGTAGTGCATCCCAATTCACCGACTGCCAATAGTTTAACTGCGGCAGAGTTGGCATGGTTAAGAAGTTTGAACGAGCATATTTTGGTAGTAATTGATGAAGCTTATTTTGAATTTAGTCAAACTACCCTAGTAGGTGAATTAGCACAGCGCCCTAATTGGGTGATATTACGTACTTTTTCTAAAGCCTTCCGGTTGGCAGCTCTCCGTGTTGGTTATTGTATCGCTCATCCCGAAGCGATCGCCATTTTAGAAAAAGTTCGCTTACCTTACAATCTCCCTAGCTTTTCCATAGCAGCAGCATTAGTTGCTTTACAAAACCGCACACTCTTGCTAGAATTAATTCCCCAAACCCTGAGTGAACGAGCCAAACTCATCGAAATTTTATCCCAGCAACCAGAACTACAAATTACCGCAAGCGCTGCTAATTTTATTTACCTACGTCTTAAACCAAATAGCTTTAAGTCACCAGATGGTGCGTTAAAAACTTTCCACCAGAAGCTTAGAACAGTTGGCACTATTGTGCGACACATTAGCCCAGGATTGCGAATTACTGTAGGGACAATAGAGGAAAACGCCCGCACCGTTAATCGAGTCCAAGCTGTTTTGGCAAATTTGGAATCTTAG
- the glmU gene encoding bifunctional UDP-N-acetylglucosamine diphosphorylase/glucosamine-1-phosphate N-acetyltransferase GlmU: MVVVAILAAGRGTRMKSRLPKVLHSLGGRSLVERVLESVEPLSPSRRIVIVGYQSEEVQAAMHSIPSLEFVEQTVQLGTGHAIQQLLSHLEDYTGDLLVLNGDLPLIRSETLKEMLQTHAQNKNAATILTSHLPDPTGYGRVFCNDENIVQQMVEHKDCTAAQRENHRINAGVYCFRWPDLAKVLPHLQANNAQKEYYLTDAVTQVGKVMAVDVEDYQEILGINDRLQLATAYEILQKRVKEKWMLAGVTLIDPTSITIDETVELQPDVIIQPQTHLRGNTVIKTGSHIGPGSLIENSQLAENVTVQYSVVTDSTVQTGSRIGPYAHLRGQVEVGAGCRVGNFVELKNTQLGDRTNAAHLSYLGDTVVGNQVNIGAGTITANYDGVKKHRTKIGDRTKTGSNSVLVAPITLGDDVYVAAGSTVTEDVPNDSLVIARSRQVVKPAWRRKSVENKTTDQHK, translated from the coding sequence ATGGTAGTTGTAGCAATTCTAGCGGCGGGACGCGGCACACGGATGAAATCACGCTTACCCAAGGTTTTACATTCTTTGGGTGGGCGATCGCTAGTGGAGAGAGTTCTCGAAAGTGTAGAACCACTTTCGCCCTCACGGCGAATCGTAATCGTAGGATATCAATCGGAGGAAGTGCAAGCCGCCATGCATTCAATTCCTAGTTTGGAGTTTGTTGAACAGACTGTGCAACTAGGGACAGGTCATGCCATCCAGCAATTACTTTCTCACTTGGAAGACTACACTGGGGATTTGCTGGTACTTAACGGCGATTTACCGTTAATACGTAGCGAAACCCTGAAGGAGATGTTACAAACTCATGCCCAAAATAAAAACGCTGCCACCATTCTGACCTCCCATCTACCCGACCCTACGGGCTACGGGCGAGTTTTTTGTAACGATGAAAATATTGTGCAGCAAATGGTCGAACACAAGGATTGTACTGCTGCTCAAAGAGAAAATCACCGCATTAACGCTGGAGTTTACTGCTTTCGCTGGCCAGATTTGGCAAAGGTGCTTCCCCACCTACAAGCAAACAATGCTCAAAAAGAATACTATCTCACTGATGCCGTAACTCAAGTGGGAAAAGTTATGGCGGTGGATGTGGAAGATTACCAAGAAATTCTCGGCATTAATGATCGCCTGCAATTGGCAACAGCCTACGAGATTTTGCAAAAACGAGTCAAGGAAAAATGGATGCTTGCGGGTGTCACTCTCATCGACCCCACCAGCATCACCATTGATGAAACTGTAGAATTACAGCCGGATGTAATTATTCAACCCCAAACTCACCTGCGCGGAAATACGGTGATTAAAACAGGAAGTCATATTGGCCCGGGAAGTTTAATTGAAAATAGCCAGTTGGCTGAAAATGTCACGGTGCAGTATTCAGTGGTGACAGATAGCACTGTGCAGACGGGAAGCCGAATTGGCCCTTATGCTCATTTGCGCGGTCAGGTAGAGGTGGGTGCTGGTTGCCGTGTGGGGAATTTTGTGGAATTGAAAAATACTCAATTAGGCGATCGCACCAATGCAGCACATTTGTCATATCTAGGTGATACCGTTGTCGGCAATCAGGTGAATATTGGTGCCGGTACAATTACTGCCAATTATGACGGCGTAAAGAAACATCGTACAAAAATAGGCGATCGGACAAAAACGGGTTCCAATAGCGTTTTAGTAGCTCCAATTACCTTGGGAGATGATGTCTACGTAGCTGCTGGTTCCACTGTTACAGAAGACGTGCCTAATGATTCTTTGGTAATTGCCCGTAGTCGTCAGGTGGTGAAACCAGCTTGGCGAAGGAAAAGTGTTGAAAATAAAACCACAGATCAACATAAATAA
- a CDS encoding isoaspartyl peptidase/L-asparaginase produces the protein MESQVQPKLIIHGGAGSSLHGKGGLEAVRRSLHTVIEEVYSLLLSGATASEAVVHGCHMLEDNPRFNAGTGSVLQSDGQIRMSASLMDGALGRFSGVINISRVKNPIELAQFLQSSPDRVLSDFGSAELAREMQLPSYNALTDLRLQEWIQERQDNFKSAMAGVVAEPELLETSNAGRGTIGVVALDASGRLAAGTSTGGKGFERIGRVSDSAMPAGNYATSNAGVSCTGIGEDIIDECLAPRIVVRVTDGMSLKEAMQRSFREAHQNQRDLGAIALDCSGAIAWGKTSEILLAAYHDGEKIGDTLEWNDSELIGYC, from the coding sequence ATGGAGTCACAGGTGCAACCTAAATTAATTATTCATGGGGGGGCTGGTAGTTCTCTCCACGGTAAAGGCGGATTGGAAGCGGTGCGCCGATCGCTCCATACAGTAATAGAAGAAGTCTATTCTCTACTATTGTCAGGAGCAACTGCCTCTGAGGCGGTGGTGCATGGTTGCCACATGCTCGAAGATAATCCCCGCTTTAATGCTGGTACTGGTTCAGTACTACAATCTGATGGGCAAATCCGCATGAGTGCTTCCCTGATGGATGGCGCATTAGGGCGGTTTAGTGGTGTAATTAATATTTCGCGGGTGAAAAATCCCATTGAGTTGGCACAATTTTTACAAAGTTCGCCAGACCGAGTACTATCAGATTTCGGATCGGCTGAGTTGGCGCGGGAAATGCAACTTCCCAGCTATAATGCTTTAACTGATTTGCGGTTACAAGAGTGGATACAAGAGCGCCAGGATAATTTTAAAAGTGCAATGGCTGGCGTGGTAGCAGAACCCGAACTGCTAGAAACCAGCAATGCCGGACGCGGCACCATCGGTGTGGTAGCTTTAGATGCATCTGGTAGGCTAGCTGCTGGTACTTCTACTGGTGGTAAGGGCTTTGAGCGGATTGGCAGAGTAAGTGATTCTGCGATGCCAGCCGGTAATTATGCTACTAGTAATGCTGGTGTTAGCTGTACTGGCATTGGTGAAGATATCATCGATGAGTGTTTAGCTCCCCGGATTGTAGTGCGTGTAACTGATGGGATGTCCCTGAAGGAGGCGATGCAGCGATCCTTTAGAGAAGCGCACCAGAACCAACGGGATTTGGGAGCGATCGCCTTAGATTGTAGTGGAGCGATCGCTTGGGGGAAAACTAGTGAAATCTTACTCGCCGCCTACCACGACGGCGAAAAAATTGGCGACACCTTGGAATGGAATGATAGTGAATTGATTGGCTATTGTTGA
- a CDS encoding FecR family protein produces the protein MFYKSFPLFVISLWGVIVLLPNKVSAITPLTRAEIQNLRNIVQLIPKDRQNKRPAHKSDAMTPGDGLSTGRASLADLRFNDGSLARVGEQAIFQFLPKTRSFRLSNGTALLLIPPGRGQTRIQTPSAAAAIRGSALFVRYDKQTDTTIVGALTNSGIEVSNKEASQTQMLQAGQMMVIVKGEFKGLYDFDLRNFYETSDMVRGLDLTRQNLTPTADPANR, from the coding sequence ATGTTTTATAAATCGTTTCCATTGTTCGTGATTAGTTTATGGGGAGTTATAGTACTGCTGCCAAATAAGGTAAGTGCCATAACTCCTCTAACGCGAGCGGAGATCCAGAACCTCCGCAACATAGTACAATTGATACCTAAAGATAGACAGAACAAGCGTCCAGCACACAAATCAGATGCAATGACTCCTGGGGATGGGTTGTCAACTGGCCGAGCTTCCTTAGCAGACTTACGCTTTAATGACGGCTCTTTAGCACGGGTTGGGGAACAGGCTATATTTCAATTTTTACCAAAGACTCGCAGCTTTAGACTGTCAAACGGAACCGCATTGTTGCTTATCCCACCTGGAAGGGGTCAAACACGTATACAAACGCCAAGTGCAGCAGCAGCAATTCGTGGTTCAGCATTATTTGTACGCTACGACAAACAAACAGACACCACGATTGTGGGTGCGCTGACAAATAGCGGCATTGAAGTTTCTAATAAGGAAGCTTCTCAAACTCAGATGCTGCAAGCAGGGCAGATGATGGTTATAGTTAAAGGCGAATTTAAGGGATTATACGATTTTGATCTAAGAAATTTTTATGAAACGAGCGATATGGTTCGGGGGCTTGATTTGACTAGGCAAAATCTTACGCCTACGGCCGATCCAGCGAATCGCTAG
- a CDS encoding sulfurtransferase — protein sequence MPNPQFVVSPVWLFEHLEDPQVVIVDCRFSLGDPQLGQKQYQKSHINGSYYLDLNQDLSSPVGKHGGRHPLPNPNDIANKLAAIGVNYQKSLVVAYDDSRLAFAARLWWLLRYLGHEQVAVLDGGFAGWQKAGYPVTHVVPQPRMGTFVAQAQTEKVVDITEVKSLKDNHEVVLVDSRESDRYRGEREPIDKIAGHIPGAVNYPWQEVTDSSGYLLPQSEQRRRWEQLETAEEILVYCGSGVTACVNLLSLELAGISKGKLYAGSWSDWISY from the coding sequence ATGCCCAACCCCCAATTTGTTGTTTCGCCAGTTTGGCTGTTTGAACATCTAGAAGATCCGCAAGTCGTTATTGTGGATTGTCGCTTTTCTTTAGGCGATCCACAACTAGGGCAAAAACAGTATCAAAAAAGTCATATAAATGGATCGTATTACTTAGATTTGAATCAGGATCTTTCCAGTCCAGTGGGTAAACATGGTGGGAGACATCCTTTACCTAACCCCAATGATATCGCTAACAAACTTGCAGCGATTGGGGTAAATTACCAAAAAAGTTTAGTTGTAGCTTATGATGATTCGCGCCTTGCCTTTGCGGCTCGTCTATGGTGGCTGTTGCGCTATCTAGGACATGAGCAAGTAGCAGTACTAGATGGAGGTTTTGCTGGATGGCAAAAAGCTGGGTATCCTGTTACACATGTCGTTCCTCAACCCCGGATGGGTACGTTTGTAGCTCAAGCACAAACAGAAAAGGTGGTAGATATTACAGAGGTGAAAAGCCTCAAAGACAACCATGAGGTAGTATTGGTAGATTCTAGAGAAAGCGATCGCTACCGAGGTGAACGAGAGCCAATTGATAAAATTGCCGGACATATTCCCGGTGCAGTCAACTATCCTTGGCAAGAAGTTACAGACTCTTCCGGCTACCTACTGCCTCAATCAGAACAACGCCGTCGTTGGGAACAGCTAGAAACAGCCGAAGAAATCTTGGTTTATTGCGGTTCTGGCGTTACTGCTTGCGTAAATTTACTTTCTTTAGAATTAGCTGGCATTAGCAAGGGTAAACTTTATGCTGGTAGCTGGAGTGATTGGATTAGTTATTAG
- the gor gene encoding glutathione-disulfide reductase, translating to MTFDYDLFVIGAGSGGLAASKRAASYGAKVAIAEYDLVGGTCVIRGCIPKKLMVYGSHFPALFSEASGYGWKVGNAELDWEYFITSIDKEVRRLSQLHISFLEKAGVELISGRATLLDPHTVQVDGRKVTADKILIAVGGRPIKPDLPGMEYGITSNEIFHLKEQPKHIVIVGAGYIGTEFACIMRGLGSEVTQITRGEKILKGFDEDIRTEIEEGMTNHGIRLIKNNVVKTVERVPEGFKLTLSGEDQEPVIADVFLVATGRTPNIDGLGLENAGVDVAATSMEGPGYNTTNAIAVNEYSQTNQPNIFAVGDVTDRINLTPVAIGEGRAFADSEFGNNRREFSHETVPTAIFSTPEAATVGWTEAEAREKLGDAVKIFHTRFRPMYYSLTGKQEKTMMKLVVDSNTDKVLGAHMVGEHAAEIIQGVAIAVKMGATKKDFDATVGIHPSVAEEFVTMR from the coding sequence ATGACTTTTGATTACGACCTGTTTGTAATTGGTGCGGGTTCTGGAGGTTTGGCGGCTTCCAAACGAGCGGCTAGCTATGGGGCAAAAGTGGCGATCGCAGAATATGATTTAGTTGGTGGCACTTGTGTGATTCGGGGTTGCATTCCCAAAAAACTCATGGTCTATGGATCTCACTTTCCTGCACTGTTCAGTGAAGCTTCAGGCTATGGCTGGAAAGTAGGTAATGCCGAATTAGACTGGGAATATTTCATTACATCTATAGATAAGGAAGTTCGGCGACTGTCGCAACTACATATCAGCTTTTTAGAAAAAGCGGGAGTGGAATTAATTTCTGGTCGCGCCACATTGCTAGACCCCCATACAGTACAAGTTGATGGACGCAAAGTTACAGCAGATAAAATTTTAATTGCTGTTGGTGGGCGTCCGATCAAACCTGATTTACCAGGGATGGAATATGGCATTACCTCCAACGAAATCTTTCATTTAAAAGAACAACCAAAACACATCGTCATTGTTGGCGCTGGTTATATTGGCACAGAATTTGCCTGTATCATGCGTGGTTTGGGTTCTGAGGTTACACAAATTACCAGAGGTGAAAAGATTTTGAAGGGGTTTGATGAGGACATCCGTACAGAAATTGAAGAGGGGATGACGAACCACGGAATTCGGTTGATTAAGAATAATGTGGTAAAAACAGTTGAACGCGTGCCGGAAGGTTTTAAACTGACTTTATCAGGGGAAGACCAGGAACCAGTAATTGCCGACGTGTTTTTAGTGGCAACTGGTCGAACTCCGAATATAGATGGACTAGGTTTAGAAAACGCTGGGGTTGATGTTGCTGCTACTTCTATGGAAGGGCCAGGGTACAATACCACAAATGCGATCGCAGTCAATGAATATAGTCAAACAAATCAACCGAATATCTTTGCCGTTGGCGATGTCACTGACCGAATCAATTTAACTCCCGTCGCCATTGGCGAGGGACGAGCCTTCGCTGATAGTGAATTCGGCAATAACCGCCGCGAATTCAGTCACGAAACTGTTCCCACAGCCATATTTTCTACCCCAGAAGCCGCTACAGTCGGCTGGACAGAAGCGGAAGCACGGGAAAAACTCGGCGATGCCGTTAAAATTTTTCACACTCGCTTTCGACCTATGTACTATAGTTTGACTGGTAAGCAAGAGAAAACAATGATGAAGTTGGTGGTTGACAGCAACACTGACAAAGTGCTAGGCGCTCACATGGTGGGTGAACACGCTGCTGAGATAATTCAAGGTGTAGCGATCGCAGTGAAGATGGGCGCAACTAAAAAAGACTTTGACGCCACCGTTGGTATCCATCCCTCAGTAGCGGAAGAATTTGTCACAATGCGGTAG
- a CDS encoding YqiA/YcfP family alpha/beta fold hydrolase: MQYIYLHGFASGPNSTKARDIGDRFAQIHTKLKIPDLNAGDFSHLTITRQITQVAAEFSNNSTPVTLIGSSLGGLITAHLGQQYLQIQRLVLLAPAFGFLSHWLPKLGDEEVQRWQQDKYIMVYHYGEERKLPLSYDFVTDAAQYQEKFLQRPIPTLILHGKNDEVIPIGASRDFGRLRPWVKLVELDSDHALGNVMEEIWQTIRLFCQLP, translated from the coding sequence TTGCAATATATATATCTTCACGGTTTCGCTTCTGGCCCTAATTCTACCAAAGCGCGGGATATAGGCGATCGCTTTGCCCAAATTCACACAAAGCTAAAAATTCCCGATCTAAATGCTGGCGATTTTTCGCACTTAACAATCACTCGTCAAATTACTCAAGTTGCCGCAGAATTCAGTAATAATTCTACGCCAGTAACGCTTATTGGTTCAAGTTTAGGCGGCTTGATCACTGCCCACTTGGGACAGCAATATTTACAAATACAACGTCTTGTGCTGCTAGCACCAGCTTTCGGGTTTTTATCCCATTGGTTGCCCAAACTAGGCGATGAAGAAGTACAACGGTGGCAGCAAGATAAATATATCATGGTCTACCACTATGGGGAGGAGCGAAAACTTCCCTTAAGTTACGATTTCGTTACAGATGCTGCCCAATACCAAGAGAAGTTTTTGCAACGTCCTATCCCCACCCTGATTTTGCATGGAAAAAACGATGAAGTCATCCCCATCGGAGCCAGTCGGGACTTTGGGCGATTGCGTCCTTGGGTAAAGTTAGTCGAACTCGACAGCGATCACGCCTTAGGTAATGTTATGGAAGAAATTTGGCAGACAATTCGCCTCTTTTGCCAATTACCTTGA
- a CDS encoding GNAT family N-acetyltransferase, which produces MNKINTKLALKYRFFHPYQQQPINPACCQFQIRTATPADLIGVSQIIAESFHTQQGLWGWAFPLLRLGIYEDLRHRMASPPSRHICLVAFETTTGAANNLVGSVELGVRYSDSWSQVGTGFPYLSNLAVHPQYRRHGVASGLLTSCEKVSCNWGFQDLYLHVLENNHQARQLYFKLGYRVHKVESSWNTFFLRRSSQMLLHKHLSADSTI; this is translated from the coding sequence TTGAATAAAATCAATACTAAACTAGCCTTGAAATATCGGTTTTTTCATCCATACCAGCAACAGCCAATCAATCCAGCTTGCTGCCAATTTCAAATTCGTACAGCTACACCAGCTGATTTGATCGGTGTCTCTCAAATTATTGCCGAAAGCTTTCACACCCAACAGGGTCTGTGGGGATGGGCTTTTCCACTGCTACGTCTCGGTATTTACGAAGACTTAAGGCATCGCATGGCATCACCTCCGTCACGTCATATTTGTTTAGTCGCTTTTGAAACTACTACTGGTGCGGCTAATAACCTAGTGGGAAGTGTAGAACTGGGTGTACGTTACAGTGATTCGTGGAGCCAGGTTGGCACGGGTTTTCCTTACTTATCTAATTTAGCAGTTCACCCACAATACCGTAGACATGGTGTGGCTTCAGGTTTACTGACTAGCTGTGAGAAAGTTTCTTGCAACTGGGGATTTCAAGACTTATATCTCCACGTTTTGGAAAATAATCATCAAGCAAGGCAACTTTATTTCAAACTGGGATATCGGGTACATAAAGTCGAATCGAGTTGGAATACATTTTTCCTAAGACGCTCAAGCCAAATGTTATTGCACAAGCATCTGAGTGCTGATTCCACGATTTGA
- a CDS encoding DUF29 family protein codes for MEELLELRQFLEQGKIHEALLLVDELEEMSLGDKINKIDSYGVILLIHLIKQKAEKRSTRSWDVSIENTVREINKINKRRKSGGYYLNQAELIDILQQGYQVALKRAALEAFEGRYEAQELAAMVDQQEILTQALEFIQQ; via the coding sequence ATGGAAGAACTGCTAGAACTTAGGCAATTTCTAGAACAAGGCAAAATCCATGAGGCGTTGCTGTTGGTGGATGAGTTAGAAGAAATGAGCCTTGGTGACAAAATCAATAAAATTGATAGTTATGGTGTTATTCTGCTCATCCATTTAATTAAACAAAAGGCCGAAAAACGTTCTACTCGCTCTTGGGATGTTTCGATAGAAAATACAGTGCGTGAAATCAACAAAATAAACAAGCGCCGCAAATCTGGTGGTTATTACTTGAATCAGGCAGAATTAATCGATATTCTGCAACAAGGATATCAAGTGGCATTGAAAAGAGCGGCGCTAGAAGCTTTTGAGGGGCGTTATGAAGCCCAAGAATTAGCCGCAATGGTTGACCAGCAAGAAATTTTAACTCAGGCGCTAGAATTTATTCAACAATAG